From the genome of Mycoplasma anserisalpingitidis, one region includes:
- a CDS encoding Eco57I restriction-modification methylase domain-containing protein, which yields MSKIQNGQFFTEFNVFEGNLVFQNFMNDNNLWNKKILEPFAGKNNLIKFLQESKHDLDFSSFDIEPQDVNVKKNDSINNWNYKNFDLVVTNPPYLSKSSSKRMKLSVDFQNYDDLYKLSLDRCLRNVRFTIAIIPTTLINSNRKNDQFLIKKLFAFQLLPNKNNFEDTEHPVALAYFDNKKNDDNFLLYENNNLISDIKSLKNNLKNILKTQNSLKVYFNYIDGNLCVNTSDNTINKNNIRFFDKNWKQDTKIKPTDRHKVKMLVEDFSVDDFFIEKLNKKIKELRNSNCDYLWSPFKGVSKQNQFRRRLDFKTIKMIINSIDL from the coding sequence ATGTCTAAGATTCAAAATGGTCAATTTTTTACAGAATTTAATGTTTTTGAAGGAAATTTAGTCTTTCAAAATTTTATGAATGATAATAATCTTTGAAATAAAAAAATTTTAGAACCTTTTGCTGGTAAAAACAACTTAATTAAGTTTTTACAGGAATCTAAACATGACTTAGATTTTTCTTCTTTCGATATAGAACCCCAGGATGTTAATGTTAAAAAAAACGATAGCATTAATAATTGAAACTACAAAAATTTTGACTTAGTTGTTACAAATCCACCTTATTTGTCTAAAAGTTCTTCTAAGAGAATGAAACTAAGTGTTGATTTTCAAAACTATGATGATCTATATAAATTATCGCTTGATAGATGTTTAAGAAATGTAAGATTCACAATAGCCATTATTCCAACAACGTTGATAAATAGTAATAGAAAAAACGACCAATTTTTAATAAAAAAGTTATTCGCTTTTCAATTGCTTCCTAATAAAAATAATTTTGAAGACACCGAACATCCTGTTGCACTAGCTTATTTTGATAACAAAAAAAATGATGATAATTTTTTACTATATGAAAATAATAATTTAATAAGCGATATTAAATCACTAAAAAATAACCTCAAAAACATATTAAAAACTCAAAACAGCCTTAAAGTTTATTTTAACTATATTGATGGTAATTTGTGTGTAAATACAAGTGACAACACAATAAACAAAAATAATATAAGATTTTTTGACAAAAATTGAAAACAAGATACCAAAATAAAACCAACAGATAGACATAAAGTCAAAATGTTAGTTGAGGATTTTAGTGTAGATGATTTTTTTATTGAAAAATTGAATAAAAAGATAAAAGAGTTAAGAAACTCTAACTGTGATTACCTATGATCTCCGTTTAAGGGTGTTTCGAAACAAAATCAATTTAGAAGAAGATTAGACTTTAAAACAATTAAAATGATAATAAATTCAATAGATTTATAA
- a CDS encoding ferritin-like domain-containing protein, whose protein sequence is MKNLKVLEASFGTLALKVKNLHWNVNEDFFTLHKQLDKLYEDVNDFTDRYAEKLVMLDNLALGSFEEMKELSLIKEVKSKWFSAKEVKETVINDLTLIIDYVLAHRDEEETCLIDPLYDDTLEKLLFWRWNFKKA, encoded by the coding sequence ATGAAAAATTTAAAAGTTTTGGAAGCAAGTTTTGGAACTTTAGCTTTAAAAGTAAAGAACTTACATTGAAATGTTAACGAAGATTTTTTTACATTACACAAACAATTAGACAAATTATATGAAGATGTTAATGATTTTACAGATAGATATGCTGAAAAATTAGTTATGTTAGACAATCTGGCTTTAGGTTCATTCGAAGAAATGAAGGAATTATCTTTAATTAAAGAAGTTAAATCAAAATGATTTAGTGCTAAAGAAGTAAAAGAAACTGTAATTAATGATTTAACATTAATTATTGATTATGTTTTGGCTCATAGAGATGAAGAAGAAACATGCTTGATTGACCCATTATATGATGATACTTTAGAAAAATTATTATTCTGACGCTGAAATTTTAAAAAAGCTTAA
- the mnmE gene encoding tRNA uridine-5-carboxymethylaminomethyl(34) synthesis GTPase MnmE — MFDTIAAISSGNKVNQPISIIRISGPETINIMKNIFKGRIGKDHEITYGHILDKSNNIIDEVLVMWFVGKLDAENNLIFNNYVGDTLVEINCHGGILVTNLILELILSYGARLALPGEFTRRAFLNGKMDLVKAEAVHDLIMAKTKKQASAAIKKFDGNTSKLINDLIKEIEYLIGLCEVNIDYPEYDDLEKVDDEIMKEKLSELIKKLKEIVVLSQNSRLIFDGVKVAILGKPNVGKSSLLNALLNEEKAIVTDIAGTTRDIIEENIQLDGILFKLIDTAGLRETDEKIESIGIKKSLEQIERADLLIHVMDPKQKNDNFDLMIKEKAFELNKIYIPVANKKDISNKEETEKIISDLKIDKLTYISALKEDIEDLKNEMINLFKDIDIESDIMLTNTRQLSLVQAAFNSLTDALNSLNYDMTFDVIIVDITKAWESLKEITGVADKEDLLDAMFSNFCLGK, encoded by the coding sequence ATGTTTGATACTATAGCTGCAATAAGTTCTGGAAATAAAGTTAATCAACCAATATCTATAATAAGAATTAGTGGACCTGAAACAATTAACATAATGAAAAACATTTTTAAAGGAAGAATAGGAAAAGATCATGAAATAACTTATGGACACATATTGGATAAATCCAATAATATTATTGATGAAGTTTTAGTTATGTGATTTGTAGGTAAATTAGATGCTGAAAACAATTTGATTTTTAATAATTATGTAGGCGACACTTTAGTTGAAATAAATTGTCATGGTGGTATTTTGGTAACTAATTTAATTTTAGAATTAATATTAAGTTATGGAGCTAGATTAGCATTACCAGGTGAATTTACAAGACGTGCTTTCTTAAATGGAAAAATGGATTTGGTGAAAGCTGAAGCTGTTCATGATTTAATCATGGCTAAAACAAAAAAACAAGCTAGTGCAGCTATTAAGAAATTTGATGGTAATACTTCAAAATTAATTAATGATTTAATAAAAGAAATCGAATATCTTATAGGTTTATGCGAAGTAAACATTGACTACCCTGAATACGATGACCTTGAAAAAGTTGATGATGAAATAATGAAAGAAAAATTAAGTGAATTAATTAAAAAACTTAAAGAAATTGTTGTACTAAGTCAAAACTCAAGATTGATTTTTGATGGTGTAAAGGTTGCTATCTTAGGAAAACCTAATGTTGGTAAAAGTAGTTTATTAAATGCACTATTAAATGAAGAAAAAGCAATTGTAACTGATATTGCTGGTACAACCAGAGATATTATTGAAGAAAACATTCAATTAGACGGAATTTTATTCAAATTAATTGACACAGCTGGACTACGCGAAACTGATGAAAAAATTGAAAGTATTGGTATTAAAAAATCACTCGAACAAATTGAACGAGCTGATTTATTAATACATGTTATGGACCCTAAACAAAAAAATGATAATTTCGATTTAATGATAAAAGAAAAAGCATTTGAATTAAACAAAATTTATATTCCAGTTGCAAATAAAAAAGATATCTCCAATAAAGAAGAAACTGAAAAAATCATTTCAGATTTAAAAATAGACAAATTAACCTATATTTCAGCATTAAAAGAAGATATAGAAGACCTTAAAAATGAAATGATTAATTTGTTTAAAGATATAGATATTGAAAGTGATATAATGCTAACAAATACTAGACAATTATCTCTAGTTCAGGCTGCATTCAATAGCTTAACCGATGCTTTAAATAGTCTTAATTACGATATGACTTTTGATGTTATTATTGTAGATATTACTAAAGCTTGAGAATCATTAAAAGAGATTACTGGTGTTGCTGACAAAGAAGATTTATTAGATGCGATGTTTTCTAATTTCTGTCTAGGAAAATAA
- a CDS encoding class I SAM-dependent methyltransferase: MFKDLNALFNSVYDTEKAIEIYANSLSNVGLWNSERILIDKYKKDKKVFLDLGTGVGRIPFNLKNFGFEKIYANDLSEKFIFIAKLINEHEKRDDIVFLHLDSSVLTSKIEKESIDLAFYSFNGIMCIPTEQKRIKVLKEIYKILNKNGIAIITATNRDSSSYIKDFFDRELSKWELNKQDKNLEKFGDTTYNFDGVDGFIRYTSNEEMIEFITKNTKFKILEYITRDELTEEDEVVQEFGNNTTFWVLKK; encoded by the coding sequence ATGTTTAAAGATTTAAATGCATTATTTAATAGTGTTTATGATACAGAAAAAGCGATTGAAATTTATGCTAACTCATTATCTAATGTAGGATTATGGAACTCTGAGAGAATATTAATAGATAAATATAAAAAAGATAAAAAAGTTTTTCTAGATTTAGGAACAGGTGTTGGAAGAATTCCTTTTAATCTCAAGAATTTTGGTTTTGAAAAAATTTACGCAAATGATTTAAGTGAAAAGTTTATTTTTATTGCAAAATTAATAAATGAACATGAAAAAAGAGATGATATTGTATTTTTACATCTTGATTCTTCAGTTCTAACTTCTAAGATTGAAAAAGAATCAATTGATCTAGCATTTTACAGTTTTAATGGGATTATGTGTATTCCTACCGAACAAAAAAGAATTAAAGTATTAAAAGAAATTTATAAAATTCTAAATAAAAATGGAATAGCAATTATTACCGCAACTAATCGTGATAGTAGTTCATACATTAAAGATTTCTTTGATAGAGAATTATCTAAATGAGAATTAAATAAACAAGATAAAAATTTGGAAAAATTTGGTGATACAACTTATAACTTTGATGGTGTGGATGGATTTATTAGATATACATCCAATGAAGAAATGATTGAATTTATAACAAAAAATACAAAATTTAAAATTCTCGAATATATCACAAGAGATGAATTAACTGAAGAGGACGAAGTTGTCCAAGAATTTGGTAATAACACCACATTTTGAGTTTTAAAAAAATAA
- the dnaN gene encoding DNA polymerase III subunit beta, translated as MKFTIKKNILDQTIEFISKYVDSINVFMPFRCVKIDVSFDKITFIASNGLMSTKKILKVDEINIKVEVPGTVLINNQYFKNIIKKLNNEISVESNGKTIKIWENEISYALNCFDIEFPNIDFKKPENSFEINTNKLEKAIRNVSFSASSETSGKSLILKCINFSSKNDILRLVATDTFRLSTETIKINKPINVNFSIESKNIKNMITKEAPKNVIMFIDESKVGIVYENTIIQSSIVDVPFVSFEGIIPTEFSRKISIKKSELLDLLNKVVFIQQEKYNRVEFKINKDLLTLSTNLSDIGQSTGSTTEFELIGDPIDIDFNYVFIKDALTAFENDEINLCINKNGNIMLIVSKSNENNKQVITPLRRY; from the coding sequence ATGAAATTCACAATTAAAAAAAATATTTTAGATCAAACAATAGAATTCATAAGTAAATACGTAGATTCAATTAATGTTTTTATGCCTTTTCGTTGTGTAAAAATTGATGTTTCTTTTGATAAAATAACTTTTATAGCATCTAATGGTTTAATGTCAACTAAAAAAATATTAAAAGTCGATGAAATTAACATAAAAGTGGAAGTTCCTGGAACTGTGTTAATTAATAACCAATACTTTAAAAATATCATTAAAAAATTAAATAATGAAATATCAGTAGAATCAAATGGTAAAACTATTAAAATTTGAGAAAATGAGATTTCTTATGCATTAAATTGTTTTGATATTGAATTTCCAAATATTGATTTTAAGAAACCGGAAAATAGCTTTGAAATAAACACAAATAAATTGGAAAAAGCTATAAGAAATGTTTCTTTTTCTGCTTCAAGCGAAACAAGTGGAAAAAGTTTAATTTTGAAATGTATTAATTTTTCAAGTAAAAATGATATTTTAAGATTGGTTGCTACAGACACATTTAGACTCTCAACTGAAACAATTAAAATAAATAAACCTATTAACGTTAATTTTTCAATTGAAAGTAAAAATATTAAAAATATGATAACAAAAGAAGCACCAAAGAATGTAATAATGTTTATAGACGAATCTAAAGTGGGAATTGTTTATGAAAATACTATAATTCAATCTTCAATTGTTGATGTTCCTTTCGTTTCTTTTGAAGGTATAATTCCTACTGAATTTAGTAGAAAAATTAGTATTAAAAAATCTGAATTACTTGATTTATTAAATAAAGTTGTTTTTATCCAACAAGAAAAATACAATAGAGTTGAATTCAAAATTAATAAAGATTTATTAACTTTATCAACTAATTTAAGTGATATTGGTCAATCAACTGGTTCCACAACTGAATTTGAATTAATTGGTGATCCTATTGATATTGATTTTAATTATGTTTTTATTAAAGATGCATTAACAGCTTTTGAAAATGATGAAATAAATTTATGTATTAATAAAAATGGTAATATAATGTTAATAGTAAGTAAATCTAATGAAAATAACAAACAAGTAATTACACCTTTAAGAAGATATTAA
- a CDS encoding Fic family protein yields the protein MYDYHGLLEILKKNNLKKSDLVSKLKISSRTIAKISKGEKISKAVINKLCLFLNCKEDDIFRIISKNEVLQTLRDEMEQKIRGGLYHKLQILMTYNSNHIEGNSLNEEQTRLIYETRTFVNNDLINVDDIIETNNHFKAINHCINNAEKELNEEFIKQLHFILKSGTESEFNNWIKIGDYKTKPNMIGDIETSDPKNVAIDIKNLLDWYNKLFVVSFENIIDFHYKFELIHPFQDGSGRVGRLIAFKECLRNNIIPFIIEDKKKWFYYRGLQEYKYTPNFLIETCYDGQDTIKYLLDYFEIKY from the coding sequence ATGTACGATTATCATGGTTTATTAGAAATTCTAAAAAAGAACAATTTAAAAAAATCTGACTTAGTATCAAAGTTAAAAATATCATCAAGAACTATAGCTAAAATTTCAAAAGGTGAAAAAATATCAAAAGCAGTAATAAATAAATTGTGTTTATTTTTAAATTGCAAGGAAGATGATATTTTTAGAATTATTTCAAAAAATGAAGTTTTACAGACACTTAGAGATGAAATGGAACAGAAAATAAGGGGTGGACTTTATCATAAACTCCAGATTTTAATGACATACAATTCCAATCACATAGAGGGTAATTCATTGAACGAAGAACAAACACGCTTAATATATGAAACAAGAACCTTTGTAAACAATGATTTAATTAATGTCGATGACATTATCGAAACTAATAATCATTTTAAAGCTATAAATCATTGCATAAACAATGCTGAAAAAGAATTAAATGAAGAATTCATAAAACAATTACATTTTATTCTTAAAAGCGGTACTGAATCTGAATTCAATAATTGAATTAAAATTGGAGATTACAAAACAAAACCAAATATGATTGGAGATATCGAAACATCAGACCCAAAAAACGTTGCAATAGATATTAAAAATCTGCTTGACTGATACAACAAATTATTTGTAGTTTCTTTTGAAAATATTATAGATTTTCATTATAAATTTGAGCTAATACACCCGTTCCAAGATGGGAGTGGAAGGGTTGGTAGACTAATAGCTTTCAAAGAGTGTTTAAGAAATAACATTATTCCTTTTATAATTGAGGATAAGAAAAAATGGTTTTATTATCGCGGTTTACAAGAATATAAATATACTCCTAATTTTCTTATTGAAACTTGTTATGATGGTCAAGATACTATCAAATACTTATTAGACTATTTTGAAATTAAGTATTAA
- a CDS encoding helix-turn-helix domain-containing protein, with product MDNKLGLNIAANKKKFIQSAKEKIDDRMIWKTFLDNLDLVELDNSDLGIVFSVDSEMVKIFSDHYKDIITEVVSDFFGYGCIYKFLTLEDLKNVKKERKTTSKSEKNKNEKEDDFIKNIKVDLKNDTINEKYSLSNYIESDFNKEAIKACMFAVNGINEFNPIYISSLSGLGKTHLLKGVQLEFEKEKKKTIYVNPVEFTRNISTYLAKNNQLKISKLISFYSDCDLILFDDFQIFGEGNKKATINFIFQIIDYRIQYEKPTIIASEYPLEKLKGLFDNRIITRLASGFQSQIKIPSDHDLNTILDALLEKNEFDKTKFDEKTRAFIIKNFQASIRSLEGAINRIKFYKSDILNSNYIYPVVASIFKEVIKNKENITPDLIIEEVCKYYKISKKEIIGKKRNKNIVTARHIAMCLIRANLKISLEEIGSYFSRDHSTVTNALKKKEEENSNSFKMAYNYLNNELYKIK from the coding sequence ATGGATAATAAATTAGGTTTAAATATTGCAGCAAATAAGAAAAAATTTATTCAATCAGCAAAAGAAAAAATTGATGATAGGATGATTTGAAAAACCTTTCTTGATAATCTTGATTTAGTTGAGTTAGATAATTCGGATTTAGGAATAGTTTTTTCTGTTGATTCTGAAATGGTTAAAATTTTTAGCGACCACTACAAAGATATTATTACTGAAGTTGTTAGTGATTTTTTTGGTTATGGATGCATTTATAAATTTTTAACTCTCGAAGATTTAAAAAATGTTAAAAAGGAAAGAAAAACAACATCCAAGTCCGAAAAAAACAAAAACGAAAAAGAAGATGATTTTATAAAAAATATTAAAGTTGATTTAAAAAATGACACAATTAATGAAAAATATTCTTTATCTAATTATATTGAAAGTGATTTTAATAAAGAAGCTATTAAAGCTTGTATGTTTGCTGTAAACGGAATTAATGAATTTAATCCTATTTATATTTCTTCTCTATCAGGTTTAGGAAAAACTCATTTGCTTAAGGGCGTTCAACTTGAATTCGAAAAAGAAAAGAAAAAAACGATTTATGTAAATCCTGTTGAATTTACTCGTAATATTTCAACATATTTAGCTAAAAATAATCAATTGAAAATTTCAAAATTAATTAGTTTTTATTCCGACTGTGATTTAATACTCTTTGATGATTTTCAAATTTTTGGAGAAGGTAACAAAAAAGCTACAATAAATTTCATTTTTCAAATTATAGACTACAGGATTCAATATGAAAAACCTACAATTATAGCGAGCGAATATCCATTAGAAAAATTAAAAGGTTTATTCGATAATAGAATTATCACTAGGTTAGCATCTGGTTTTCAGAGTCAAATAAAAATACCTTCTGATCATGACTTGAATACTATTTTAGATGCTTTATTAGAAAAAAATGAATTTGATAAAACAAAATTTGATGAAAAAACTAGGGCATTTATTATAAAAAATTTCCAAGCGTCAATAAGATCATTAGAAGGTGCAATAAATAGGATTAAATTTTATAAGAGTGACATATTGAATTCAAATTATATTTATCCTGTTGTTGCTTCAATTTTTAAAGAAGTTATAAAAAATAAAGAAAATATCACACCAGATTTGATAATTGAAGAAGTATGTAAGTATTACAAAATATCAAAAAAAGAAATTATTGGAAAAAAACGCAATAAAAATATTGTAACAGCTAGACATATAGCTATGTGTTTAATAAGGGCTAATCTTAAAATTTCTTTAGAAGAAATTGGTTCTTATTTTAGTAGAGATCATTCAACAGTTACAAATGCTCTTAAAAAGAAAGAAGAAGAAAATTCGAACAGTTTCAAAATGGCTTATAACTATTTGAATAACGAACTTTACAAAATTAAATAA
- a CDS encoding type IV toxin-antitoxin system AbiEi family antitoxin domain-containing protein, which produces MTLIKKIEIVKKLSKNNKGILKIKDMSDLGLSKSSIYYFLKKYNYKKIGRGIYISKDTWVDEMKILQKRLKNAIFSHDTALFLFNITDVAPSTYSMTVINGYNTKHLKNDPVRFFRTSKHLFDLGITEIETPFGNKVKVYNVERTICDLLRNRNKLDIRFIQEELKNFIRTKNINYRLLEDYSRKFRVSKILNTYLEILL; this is translated from the coding sequence ATGACACTCATAAAAAAAATAGAAATTGTAAAAAAATTGTCTAAAAATAACAAAGGCATTTTAAAAATTAAAGATATGTCAGATTTAGGTCTTTCAAAGTCTTCGATTTATTATTTCTTAAAAAAATATAATTACAAAAAAATCGGGCGTGGAATTTATATTAGCAAGGACACTTGAGTTGATGAAATGAAAATATTACAAAAACGCTTAAAAAATGCTATTTTTTCGCACGACACAGCATTATTTTTATTTAATATTACTGACGTAGCTCCTTCAACTTATTCTATGACTGTTATAAATGGATATAATACAAAACACTTAAAAAATGATCCAGTAAGATTTTTTAGAACATCAAAACATTTATTTGATTTAGGTATAACTGAAATTGAGACACCTTTTGGTAATAAAGTTAAAGTTTACAATGTTGAAAGAACTATATGCGATTTACTAAGAAATAGAAATAAATTAGACATAAGATTTATTCAGGAAGAATTAAAAAATTTTATTAGAACAAAAAATATAAATTACCGTTTACTTGAAGATTATTCTAGAAAATTTAGAGTTTCAAAAATACTCAATACTTATTTGGAGATTTTACTTTAG
- a CDS encoding UTP--glucose-1-phosphate uridylyltransferase, with translation MEIKKIKKVIIPCAGWGTRFLPYTKSTPKELLPILNKPALDYLVDEAIQSGIEEIILITSFRKKDIVKYFSVDQSLQNELRVKGKKELLKIVKETNKEALISVVIQEEQLGLGHALACAYDYIDDEPFAVILGDDLIYSEKPAIKQLIDFYYETNGANILGVQSVPNKDVNKYGIVVPKNNDERENNYFEIKDAVEKPRVDEAPSNKAILGRYVFNPRILDYLKNTKPTVNGEIQVVDAFKRVMKYEKIFAYEFQGTRYDLGSISGFVKANIDYALKNNEISGEIYNHINKVLEDKKC, from the coding sequence ATGGAAATTAAAAAAATTAAAAAAGTTATTATCCCTTGCGCTGGGTGGGGGACTAGATTTTTACCTTATACTAAAAGCACTCCAAAAGAATTATTACCAATTTTGAATAAACCTGCTCTTGATTATCTTGTTGATGAAGCAATACAATCTGGTATTGAAGAAATTATTTTAATTACCAGCTTTAGAAAAAAAGATATTGTTAAGTATTTTTCTGTCGATCAAAGCTTACAAAATGAGTTAAGGGTTAAAGGTAAAAAAGAGTTATTAAAAATTGTTAAAGAAACAAACAAAGAAGCTTTAATTTCAGTTGTTATTCAAGAAGAACAACTTGGTTTAGGACATGCTTTAGCTTGTGCTTATGATTATATTGATGATGAACCTTTTGCAGTTATTTTAGGTGATGACTTAATTTATTCTGAAAAACCGGCTATAAAACAACTTATAGATTTTTATTATGAAACTAATGGAGCTAATATTTTAGGTGTTCAATCAGTTCCTAATAAGGATGTAAATAAGTATGGTATTGTGGTTCCAAAAAACAATGACGAAAGAGAAAATAATTACTTTGAAATAAAAGATGCTGTGGAAAAACCTCGCGTAGATGAAGCTCCCTCAAATAAAGCTATTTTAGGCCGTTATGTTTTTAACCCAAGAATTTTGGATTATTTAAAAAATACTAAACCAACTGTTAATGGTGAAATTCAAGTCGTTGACGCTTTTAAGAGAGTTATGAAATATGAAAAAATATTTGCTTATGAATTTCAAGGAACACGCTACGACTTAGGAAGTATTTCTGGATTTGTTAAAGCAAATATTGATTATGCATTAAAAAATAATGAAATTTCTGGTGAAATTTATAATCATATTAATAAGGTTTTAGAGGATAAAAAATGCTAG
- a CDS encoding RNA-binding S4 domain-containing protein — MTVKIYGDSIKVSQFLKKIQETSTGGESKNFLKVNKVIINGNEAKGRSTKIKPGDIVWVNDSLFKIESEE, encoded by the coding sequence ATGACAGTAAAAATTTATGGAGATTCGATCAAAGTAAGTCAATTTCTTAAAAAAATTCAAGAAACCAGTACTGGAGGAGAATCTAAAAATTTTCTTAAAGTAAATAAAGTTATTATCAATGGTAATGAAGCTAAAGGACGGAGCACAAAAATCAAACCAGGTGATATTGTTTGAGTGAATGACTCATTATTTAAAATAGAAAGCGAAGAATAG